A region from the Microtus ochrogaster isolate Prairie Vole_2 unplaced genomic scaffold, MicOch1.0 UNK43, whole genome shotgun sequence genome encodes:
- the LOC101982174 gene encoding olfactory receptor 2AJ1-like, with protein sequence MMENENHTFSSDFILLGLFSSSQTSQVFFSFIFFIFIMTITENALLIFLIHRDSRLHTPMYFLLSHLSFMDILHISNIVPKMIADYLSGSRTISFTGCGFQIFLSLTMLGGECLLLAAMSYDRYVAICHPLRYPVLMRDNTSGLLASGSWLVGVFNSIVHTSFALHFPFCHSRAIDHFFCEIPAMLKLSCVDTSRYERGVYVSGIIFLLIPFSIISISYVQILLTIFQMQAGARQKSLSTCSFHMVVVIMYYGPFIFTYMRPRSYHTPGQDKFLAIFYTILTPSLNPIIYSFRNKDVLMAVKNIVQNNFLNKK encoded by the coding sequence ATGATGGAAAATGAGAACCACACTTTCAGCAGTGACTTCATCCTTTTGGGTTTGTTCTCGTCTTCCCAAACGAGTCAggtgtttttctcatttatattttttatttttattatgactaTAACAGAAAACGCCCTCCTCATCTTCCTAATCCACAGGGATTCTCGACTCCACACCCCTATGTAtttcctgctcagccatctttccttCATGGATATCTTGCACATTTCCAACATTGTACCTAAAATGATTGCTGACTATTTGTCAGGCAGCAGAACTATTTCCTTCACAGGCTGTGGCTTTCAGATATTTCTGTCCCTCACTATGCTAGGAGGTGAGTGCCTTCTCCTGGCAGCCATGTCTTATGACCGATATGTGGCCATCTGCCATCCACTTCGTTATCCTGTGCTGATGAGGGACAACACCAGTGGGCTCCTGGCTTCAGGTTCCTGGCTTGTGGGGGTTTTTAACTCCATAGTCCACACATCTTTTGCACTTCACTTTCCTTTTTGTCACTCAAGGGCCATTGATCACTTTTTCTGTGAAATTCCTGCCATGTTGAAGCTGTCCTGTGTAGACACATCACGTTATGAGCGAGGAGTTTATGTCAGTGGCATCATTTTTCTACTGATTCCATTTTCAATCATCTCTATATCTTATGTGCAAATTCTCCTCACTATCTTCCAAATGCAAGCAGGGGCTCGACAGAAGTCCTTGTCCACCTGCTCCTTCCACATGGTTGTGGTCATAATGTACTATGGGCCCTTCATTTTCACATATATGAGACCTCGCTCATACCACACTCCAGGCCAGGATAAGTTTCTGGCAATATTCTACACCATCTTGACACCCAGTCTCAACCCAATAATCTACAGCTTTAGGAATAAAGATGTCCTCATGGCCGTGAAAAACATTGtccaaaataattttctgaataaaaaatga